From Bacillota bacterium, one genomic window encodes:
- a CDS encoding nucleotidyltransferase domain-containing protein, translating into MTDSIATYLRGHRARVARERRLRRARYERARAQAEAMVVALVERYPVTRVWLFGSILDPGRFDERSDIDVACEGLPPERYLEAFGVLESTGPLPFDLVRVESCSPTLAARIRREGELVHGDP; encoded by the coding sequence ATGACTGACTCCATTGCGACGTACCTGAGGGGTCATCGGGCCAGGGTCGCCCGTGAAAGACGACTTCGCCGGGCTCGCTACGAACGTGCCCGTGCGCAGGCCGAGGCAATGGTGGTGGCGCTTGTCGAGCGCTACCCTGTTACGAGGGTCTGGCTTTTTGGCTCGATCCTGGACCCGGGGCGCTTCGACGAGCGGTCGGACATCGACGTTGCCTGCGAGGGCCTGCCTCCGGAGAGGTACCTGGAAGCCTTTGGCGTGCTGGAGAGTACCGGGCCGCTTCCTTTCGACCTCGTGCGGGTCGAGAGCTGTTCGCCTACCCTGGCCGCACGCATCCGGCGGGAGGGGGAACTGGTGCATGGGGATCCTTGA
- a CDS encoding ABC transporter permease, with amino-acid sequence MAAVRPAAAELVTLPAPRLVGVADFWKRFSKNKAGVFGAAAAALLVAIALAAPWLAPYPSNLQDYDAIMQPPSWAHWFGTDELGRDVLSRVIFGTRVSLKAGFFSVAIAVAVGLPVGLVSGYYRGVWDEMVLMRVVDALQAFPFLILALAMVAALGPGLGNAIIAIGIGFVPSVIRVVRAQVMQVREQEFIAAARAVGASDLRILFVHAIPNCLGPVLVQASLAVAAAIIAEAGLSYLGLGVQPPDPSWGSSLRFAQGYLQTAPWMAYWPGAAIFVAVLAFNLLGDGLRDALDPRLRGE; translated from the coding sequence ATGGCCGCCGTTCGCCCTGCAGCGGCCGAGTTGGTGACGCTGCCGGCGCCCCGTCTGGTGGGGGTTGCCGACTTCTGGAAGCGGTTTTCGAAAAACAAGGCAGGCGTCTTCGGTGCTGCCGCCGCAGCGCTGCTGGTGGCCATCGCGCTCGCAGCCCCGTGGCTGGCCCCTTATCCCTCCAACTTGCAAGATTACGATGCCATCATGCAGCCGCCAAGCTGGGCCCACTGGTTTGGCACTGACGAACTGGGAAGAGACGTCCTCTCCCGGGTGATCTTCGGAACCCGTGTGTCGCTGAAGGCCGGCTTCTTTTCCGTTGCCATTGCCGTTGCGGTGGGGCTTCCCGTGGGCCTGGTCAGCGGGTACTACCGTGGCGTGTGGGACGAGATGGTGCTGATGCGGGTGGTGGATGCCCTCCAGGCCTTCCCGTTTCTCATCCTGGCCCTGGCCATGGTGGCGGCGCTGGGCCCCGGGCTTGGAAACGCCATCATCGCCATCGGCATCGGGTTTGTGCCGAGCGTCATCCGGGTGGTGCGGGCGCAGGTCATGCAGGTGCGCGAGCAGGAATTCATCGCGGCCGCCCGGGCCGTGGGCGCTTCAGACCTGCGGATCCTGTTCGTTCACGCGATTCCCAACTGCCTCGGGCCGGTTCTGGTACAGGCCTCCCTGGCCGTAGCGGCGGCCATCATTGCGGAAGCGGGACTGAGCTACCTGGGGCTGGGTGTGCAGCCCCCTGATCCGAGCTGGGGCTCCTCGCTGCGCTTTGCCCAGGGTTATCTGCAGACCGCTCCCTGGATGGCCTACTGGCCGGGCGCCGCCATCTTCGTCGCGGTCCTGGCCTTCAACCTCCTGGGTGACGGCCTGCGTGACGCCCTCGACCCCAGGCTCCGAGGGGAGTAA